The proteins below come from a single Serratia fonticola genomic window:
- the dmsA gene encoding dimethylsulfoxide reductase subunit A, with translation MSESPKKPLTGFQCSRRKLVKNSAIGGLALAVGGVSLPFSRRASAETSPTSALAKPEEKVVWSACTVNCGSRCPLRMHVVDGMIKYVETDNTGNDEYQELHQVRACLRGRSMRRRVYNPDRLKYPMLRVGKRGEGKFKQISWDEAYTLIADNMKRIIKDYGNEAIYLNYGTGTLGGTVTRSWPPGSTLIARLMNCCGGYLNHYGDYSTAQIAMGLNYTYGGWADGNSPTDIENSKLVVLFGNNPGETRMSGGGVTYLLEQARERSNARMIVIDPRYTDTAAGREDEWIPIRPGTDAALAAGLAHVLISENLVDQPFLDKYCVGYDEKTLPAGAPANGHYKAYILGQGDDGIEKTPAWASKITGIPADRIVKLAREIGSTKPAFISQGWGPQRHANGELTSRAIAMLPILTGNVGIHGGNTGAREGSYGLPFVRMPTLENPVKTSISMFMWTDAILRGPEMTAKRDGVQGKDKLDVPIKFIWNYASNCLINQHSEINRTHDILQDEKKCEMIVVIDNHMTSSAKYADLVLPDCTASEQMDFCLDASSGNMGYVIFADQAIKPQFECKNIYEMTSEIARRMGVEQAFTEGRTQEEWLRHLYQQSREAIPALPEFEQFLKQGIFKQRDPDGHHVAYKAFRADPQANPLKTPSGKIEIYSAQLAELAATWELSKDDVIDPLPVYAAGFESLDDPLSGKYPLQMTGFHYKARTHSTYGNVDVLKAACRQEMWINPIDAQSRGIANGDLIRIFNDRGEVRINAKVTPRMLPGVVAMGEGAWYAPDGSRIDHAGSINVLTTQRPSPLAKGNPSHTNLVQVAKL, from the coding sequence ATGAGCGAGTCCCCCAAAAAACCTCTAACCGGCTTTCAGTGTTCCAGGCGAAAGCTGGTCAAAAACAGTGCCATTGGCGGGCTTGCCCTTGCCGTTGGTGGCGTTTCCCTACCTTTCAGCCGTCGTGCCAGCGCTGAAACCTCCCCGACATCCGCCCTTGCCAAACCAGAAGAAAAAGTGGTGTGGAGCGCGTGTACGGTAAACTGCGGTAGCCGTTGCCCGCTGCGGATGCATGTGGTCGACGGTATGATCAAATATGTCGAAACGGATAATACAGGCAACGACGAGTACCAAGAGTTGCATCAGGTTCGTGCCTGCCTGCGTGGGCGTTCAATGCGCCGCCGCGTGTATAACCCGGACCGCCTGAAGTACCCCATGCTCCGCGTGGGCAAGCGGGGCGAAGGAAAATTCAAGCAGATAAGCTGGGATGAAGCCTACACGCTGATCGCTGACAACATGAAGCGCATCATCAAAGACTATGGCAATGAAGCCATCTATTTGAACTACGGCACCGGCACCTTGGGGGGCACTGTCACCCGCTCCTGGCCACCGGGTTCTACGTTGATCGCGCGCCTGATGAACTGCTGCGGCGGCTATCTGAACCACTATGGTGACTACAGCACCGCGCAGATCGCCATGGGGCTGAATTATACCTACGGCGGTTGGGCTGACGGTAACAGCCCGACGGACATCGAAAACAGCAAGCTGGTGGTGCTGTTCGGCAACAACCCTGGCGAAACCCGCATGAGCGGCGGCGGGGTCACCTACCTGCTGGAGCAGGCGCGTGAGCGTTCGAATGCGCGCATGATTGTGATCGATCCGCGCTACACCGATACCGCTGCCGGTAGGGAAGACGAGTGGATCCCCATTCGCCCTGGCACCGATGCGGCACTGGCTGCCGGGTTGGCGCATGTGTTAATCAGCGAGAACTTGGTCGATCAGCCGTTCCTGGATAAATACTGCGTGGGTTACGACGAAAAAACCTTACCTGCGGGGGCTCCAGCTAATGGTCACTATAAGGCCTATATCCTGGGCCAAGGTGACGACGGCATTGAGAAAACGCCTGCCTGGGCCTCAAAAATTACCGGTATCCCGGCCGACCGCATCGTCAAACTGGCGCGCGAAATAGGCAGTACCAAACCGGCGTTCATTTCCCAAGGTTGGGGGCCGCAACGCCATGCCAACGGTGAATTGACCTCACGTGCCATCGCTATGTTGCCGATCCTAACCGGTAACGTCGGGATCCATGGCGGTAACACGGGCGCGCGCGAAGGCTCCTACGGCCTGCCGTTTGTTCGGATGCCGACCTTGGAGAATCCGGTTAAAACCAGCATCTCCATGTTCATGTGGACCGATGCCATTCTGCGTGGGCCGGAAATGACCGCCAAGCGTGACGGCGTGCAGGGCAAAGACAAGCTGGACGTGCCGATCAAGTTTATCTGGAACTATGCCAGTAACTGTCTGATCAACCAGCACTCAGAAATCAACCGTACCCATGACATTCTGCAAGACGAGAAGAAGTGCGAGATGATCGTGGTAATCGATAACCACATGACCTCGTCGGCGAAATATGCCGATCTGGTGCTGCCAGATTGCACCGCCTCTGAGCAGATGGACTTCTGTCTGGATGCCTCAAGCGGCAATATGGGCTACGTCATCTTCGCCGATCAGGCGATCAAGCCGCAGTTTGAGTGTAAGAACATTTATGAAATGACCAGCGAGATCGCCCGACGTATGGGGGTTGAGCAGGCCTTCACCGAGGGGCGGACTCAGGAAGAGTGGTTGCGTCACCTTTATCAGCAATCCCGCGAAGCCATTCCGGCGCTACCGGAGTTTGAACAGTTCCTCAAGCAAGGGATCTTCAAGCAGCGCGATCCCGATGGTCACCATGTGGCTTACAAAGCATTCCGGGCCGATCCGCAGGCTAATCCACTGAAAACGCCTTCAGGCAAGATCGAGATCTATTCTGCCCAACTGGCGGAGCTGGCAGCGACTTGGGAATTATCCAAGGACGACGTTATCGATCCGCTGCCGGTGTATGCGGCCGGTTTTGAAAGCCTCGACGATCCGTTAAGCGGCAAATATCCATTGCAGATGACCGGTTTCCACTACAAGGCCAGAACCCACTCCACCTACGGCAACGTCGACGTGCTGAAGGCCGCTTGCCGCCAGGAGATGTGGATCAACCCGATTGATGCGCAATCCCGCGGCATAGCCAACGGCGACCTGATCCGTATTTTCAACGACCGTGGTGAAGTACGCATTAATGCCAAGGTGACGCCGCGCATGTTGCCAGGGGTGGTCGCTATGGGCGAAGGAGCCTGGTATGCGCCAGATGGTAGCCGTATCGATCATGCTGGCAGTATCAACGTCTTGACCACCCAGCGCCCGTCGCCGTTGGCCAAGGGCAATCCTTCTCACACCAATCTGGTCCAGGTCGCCAAACTTTAA
- a CDS encoding DmsC/YnfH family molybdoenzyme membrane anchor subunit, translating to MGTGWHEWPLMVFTVLGQFVVGGVIVMGLALIAGNLTDRQSKAVHGSMFFLWLLMGIAFIASVMHLGTPIRAFNSLNRIGESALSNEIASGSVFFAVGGLYWLLAVLKKMPPALGKAWLVLTMVLGLLFVYAMTRVYQIDTVPTWHNGYTTLNFFLSVFIGGPLLGVLLLRAAGLQVAGRGQLMMISVLALLLSLCSALLQGSELATISSSVQQASALIPEYGQLMVWRLVLLVLGLGCWICPQLRRGNASVMGLTLGFVLVFAGELIGRGVFYGLHMTVGMAVAG from the coding sequence ATGGGAACGGGATGGCATGAATGGCCGCTGATGGTGTTCACCGTATTAGGGCAGTTTGTGGTGGGCGGCGTCATCGTAATGGGGCTGGCGTTGATCGCCGGTAATCTGACCGATCGCCAGAGCAAGGCGGTACACGGTTCTATGTTTTTCCTGTGGTTGCTGATGGGGATCGCCTTTATCGCCTCCGTGATGCACCTGGGGACGCCGATCAGGGCCTTTAACTCGCTCAATCGCATCGGTGAGTCGGCGTTGAGTAATGAGATCGCCAGCGGTTCGGTATTCTTTGCGGTTGGTGGCCTCTATTGGCTGCTGGCCGTGTTGAAAAAAATGCCGCCGGCGCTGGGTAAAGCCTGGCTGGTGCTCACCATGGTGCTAGGCCTGCTGTTTGTCTACGCCATGACGCGTGTCTACCAGATCGATACCGTACCGACCTGGCATAACGGTTACACCACGCTGAACTTCTTCCTGTCGGTGTTTATCGGTGGGCCGCTGTTGGGCGTGCTGCTGCTGCGGGCCGCCGGTCTGCAAGTGGCTGGCCGTGGCCAACTGATGATGATCAGCGTGCTGGCGCTGCTGCTTAGCCTGTGCTCGGCGCTGTTGCAGGGCAGTGAGTTGGCGACCATCAGCAGCTCGGTACAGCAGGCGTCGGCGCTGATCCCGGAATATGGCCAACTGATGGTATGGCGGCTGGTATTGCTGGTTCTCGGCCTGGGTTGCTGGATTTGCCCGCAGTTGCGCCGTGGTAACGCCAGTGTGATGGGGTTGACCTTGGGCTTTGTGTTAGTCTTTGCCGGTGAGTTGATTGGCCGTGGCGTGTTCTACGGCCTGCATATGACCGTTGGCATGGCCGTGGCTGGCTAA
- a CDS encoding SulP family inorganic anion transporter yields the protein MRYANFRFDLPAGLVVFLVALPLCLGIAQASGVPPFVGLLTGIIGGLLVTLLSPSPFSVSGPAAGLVTIVTSAIVSLGDFPTFLFALLLSGIFQFVFGMLRSGKLAALIPSAVIHGMLAGIGILLILQQLPLAMGYPVGHGLSEEITLQQLQADITPAAIIVSIGALLLIKFWGSSSVKQRLRLSALPGPLIAVLWGCLFVWLAERLSPGLANLARIELPALTSVEALQSQLSFPNWQAWRNPAVYVIAMTIAIVGSLETLLSQEALKKIAPMTPEPSADKELRAQGAGNMLSGLIGGLPITSVIVRSSANVQAGARSRLSILIHGLLLLLSAVIFTDLLNNIPLASLAAILIYTGFKLAHPKIILLLWRQGLQQFIPFTATLFGILFLGMLEGIALGLVVQLVGSLYQSNRNALRLTHYDNHYLIKCQQNLTFLNKMRLKHLLGQIKPDSEVIIDCEGIDYLDDDIREMLNEYRYSAAKRGIKISLHLSENILVRNIN from the coding sequence ATGAGATACGCTAATTTTCGCTTTGATCTTCCGGCTGGATTAGTCGTATTCCTGGTCGCTCTGCCACTGTGTCTGGGGATCGCTCAAGCCAGTGGAGTTCCCCCCTTCGTGGGGTTACTGACTGGGATCATCGGCGGGCTCCTTGTCACACTACTCAGCCCTTCCCCTTTTTCCGTTAGCGGTCCTGCGGCCGGGTTGGTCACTATTGTTACCAGCGCAATCGTTTCTTTGGGCGATTTTCCAACCTTCTTGTTCGCGTTGCTACTGTCAGGAATATTTCAATTTGTCTTTGGGATGCTACGCAGTGGCAAATTGGCGGCACTGATCCCCAGTGCGGTGATCCACGGAATGTTGGCAGGTATTGGCATCCTGCTTATTTTACAGCAGTTACCGCTGGCTATGGGATACCCTGTAGGTCATGGGCTGAGCGAAGAAATCACTTTGCAGCAACTACAGGCAGACATTACCCCGGCAGCCATAATAGTCAGCATCGGGGCGCTACTGCTTATCAAATTCTGGGGGAGCTCTTCTGTTAAGCAGCGCCTGCGGCTTTCCGCATTACCGGGCCCTCTGATTGCCGTTTTATGGGGATGTTTATTTGTCTGGCTCGCAGAGCGTTTGTCACCCGGGCTGGCAAATCTGGCACGCATTGAATTACCTGCGCTGACGAGTGTGGAAGCATTACAATCTCAACTCTCTTTTCCTAACTGGCAAGCTTGGCGTAATCCTGCGGTCTATGTGATAGCAATGACTATTGCCATCGTCGGCAGTCTGGAAACGCTGCTCAGTCAGGAGGCGTTGAAGAAAATTGCCCCCATGACGCCAGAACCGAGCGCCGATAAAGAGCTGCGTGCACAAGGGGCCGGTAATATGCTAAGTGGCCTGATAGGGGGCTTACCTATCACCTCTGTGATCGTAAGAAGCTCTGCCAACGTGCAGGCTGGCGCGCGCAGTCGTCTGTCGATCCTCATCCATGGGCTATTATTACTGCTCAGTGCGGTGATATTTACAGATTTACTTAACAATATTCCCTTGGCGAGTTTAGCGGCAATTTTGATTTATACTGGCTTTAAGCTGGCACATCCAAAAATTATCTTATTGCTATGGCGGCAAGGCCTACAACAATTTATCCCCTTCACCGCCACCCTGTTCGGTATTTTATTTCTCGGTATGTTAGAAGGGATCGCCCTTGGACTCGTTGTACAACTGGTAGGGAGTTTGTATCAAAGCAACCGCAACGCCCTGCGGTTGACGCATTACGACAATCACTACTTAATCAAATGTCAGCAAAACCTGACCTTTCTGAACAAGATGCGATTAAAACATTTATTGGGACAAATTAAGCCGGATAGCGAAGTGATCATAGATTGTGAAGGCATCGACTATCTGGATGACGATATTCGCGAAATGCTCAATGAGTACCGATATAGTGCAGCTAAAAGAGGGATAAAAATTAGCCTGCACTTATCGGAAAATATCTTGGTACGCAATATCAATTAA
- a CDS encoding DMSO/selenate family reductase complex B subunit has translation MTTQYGFYIDSSRCTGCKTCELACKDYKNLTPDVSFRRIYEYAGGDWQQDGDSWHQNVFAYYLSIACNHCEDPACTKVCPSGAMHKREDGFVVVNEEICIGCRYCHMACPYGAPQYNEAKGHMTKCDGCYERVAVGQKPICVESCPLRALDFGPIDELRKQHGTLAQVAPLPAAHFTKPCIVLKPNANSRPSGDTTGHLANPKEV, from the coding sequence ATGACTACGCAATATGGATTCTACATTGATTCAAGTCGTTGCACCGGCTGCAAAACCTGCGAGCTGGCCTGCAAAGACTATAAAAACCTGACTCCGGACGTCAGCTTCCGCCGCATCTATGAGTATGCCGGGGGCGACTGGCAGCAGGACGGCGATAGCTGGCACCAGAACGTGTTTGCCTATTACCTGTCGATTGCCTGTAACCACTGCGAAGACCCGGCCTGCACCAAAGTGTGCCCAAGCGGCGCCATGCACAAGCGGGAAGACGGCTTTGTAGTGGTGAACGAAGAGATATGTATCGGTTGCCGCTACTGCCATATGGCATGCCCATACGGCGCACCGCAGTACAACGAAGCGAAAGGCCACATGACCAAATGCGATGGCTGCTATGAGCGCGTAGCCGTTGGCCAAAAGCCGATTTGTGTCGAGTCCTGCCCGCTGCGTGCACTGGACTTTGGCCCGATCGACGAACTGCGTAAACAACATGGCACCCTGGCGCAAGTGGCACCGTTACCGGCCGCGCATTTCACCAAACCGTGCATCGTACTGAAACCTAACGCCAACAGCCGCCCGAGTGGTGACACTACCGGCCATCTGGCTAATCCGAAGGAGGTTTAA
- the dmsD gene encoding Tat proofreading chaperone DmsD: MMLEKIALTGRVLGVLLYAPPESKECQPLLDSLADPQWLTEWPYEGAQEAAALIAEGLTGNQPETLSEAYQRLFVGPHTLVAPPWGSVYLDRESVLFGDSTLRLRQWLRVNGIEAQRNQNEPEDHIGTLLMMAAWLAEEKQHKMISGLIALHILPWAPRYLELLQQHAGHPFYQGVAQLAQITLAAWAEECPSPVPSLELYF, from the coding sequence ATGATGCTTGAAAAAATTGCCCTGACTGGCCGTGTGCTAGGTGTTTTATTGTATGCCCCACCGGAGAGCAAAGAGTGCCAGCCTTTACTGGATTCTCTGGCCGACCCGCAGTGGTTGACCGAATGGCCTTATGAAGGCGCGCAAGAGGCAGCAGCCCTGATTGCCGAAGGTTTGACTGGAAACCAGCCAGAGACGCTGTCAGAAGCTTATCAACGCCTGTTTGTTGGCCCACATACGCTGGTTGCTCCTCCTTGGGGATCGGTCTACCTGGATAGAGAGAGCGTGCTGTTTGGTGATTCGACGCTGCGCCTGCGCCAATGGCTGCGGGTGAACGGTATCGAAGCCCAGCGCAACCAGAATGAGCCGGAAGACCATATTGGCACTTTGCTGATGATGGCGGCCTGGTTGGCCGAAGAGAAGCAGCACAAAATGATTTCCGGGCTGATTGCGCTGCACATTCTGCCGTGGGCACCGCGTTATCTGGAGCTGCTGCAGCAACATGCCGGACATCCGTTCTATCAAGGTGTGGCTCAGCTGGCACAAATCACGCTGGCAGCCTGGGCGGAAGAGTGCCCGTCACCGGTGCCGAGCCTGGAGCTGTATTTCTAA
- a CDS encoding MFS transporter produces the protein MSAYSRPVLMLLCGLLLLTVSIAVLNTLVPLWLTHAQLPTWQVGVVSSSYFTGNLLGTLVAGKLIKRIGFTRSYHLACLVFAFATVGMVLSLDFWSWIGWRFFAGVGCAWIWVIVESALLRSGNLSNRGQLLAAYMIVYYLGTVAGQLLLSSVSTQLLDVVPWVTAVVMAAMLPMLFARVNNQDDEPQQASIWQMFKRRDARLGINGCIISGIVLGSLYGLMPLYLNHQGMSDANVGYWMALLVSSGIVGQWPIGRLADRYGRLLVLRIQVFVVILASIAMLGNYAMAPALFILGCAGFTLYPVAMSWACEKVQPHQLVAMNQTLLMSYTVGSLLGPSMTSMLMQSYSDRLLFVMIAVVALVYLVMLLKKPDHHHTPLAAA, from the coding sequence ATGTCCGCATATTCTCGCCCAGTGCTTATGTTGCTCTGTGGCCTATTGCTGCTTACGGTTTCCATCGCCGTTTTGAACACTTTGGTTCCCCTCTGGTTAACGCATGCTCAATTGCCAACCTGGCAAGTGGGGGTGGTCAGTTCGTCTTATTTTACCGGTAACCTGTTGGGAACGCTGGTGGCGGGCAAACTGATCAAGCGGATTGGCTTTACCCGCAGCTATCATCTCGCCTGTCTGGTCTTTGCCTTCGCTACCGTGGGTATGGTGCTGTCGCTGGACTTTTGGAGTTGGATCGGCTGGCGCTTCTTTGCCGGGGTAGGCTGTGCCTGGATTTGGGTGATCGTTGAAAGCGCACTGTTGCGCAGCGGTAATCTGAGTAACCGTGGCCAATTGCTGGCGGCGTATATGATAGTTTACTACCTCGGTACGGTTGCGGGGCAGTTGCTGCTAAGCAGTGTTTCAACCCAACTGCTGGATGTAGTGCCGTGGGTGACCGCCGTTGTGATGGCCGCTATGTTGCCGATGCTGTTTGCGCGGGTTAATAACCAAGATGACGAGCCGCAGCAGGCCTCTATCTGGCAGATGTTTAAGCGTCGTGACGCCCGGTTGGGCATCAACGGCTGTATTATCTCGGGGATTGTGCTGGGCTCGCTGTACGGCCTGATGCCGCTTTATTTAAACCATCAGGGGATGAGTGATGCCAACGTGGGTTACTGGATGGCGCTGCTGGTCAGTTCCGGCATCGTGGGTCAGTGGCCGATAGGGCGCCTGGCCGATCGCTATGGTCGCTTGTTGGTGCTGCGCATTCAGGTGTTCGTGGTGATCCTTGCCAGCATCGCAATGCTGGGTAACTATGCGATGGCTCCGGCGCTGTTTATTCTGGGCTGTGCTGGCTTTACCTTATACCCGGTGGCGATGTCCTGGGCCTGCGAAAAGGTGCAGCCGCATCAGTTGGTGGCGATGAACCAGACATTGTTGATGAGCTATACCGTCGGCAGCTTACTCGGCCCATCGATGACGTCGATGCTGATGCAGAGCTACTCCGATCGGCTGCTGTTTGTGATGATTGCGGTAGTGGCGCTGGTCTATCTGGTGATGCTGCTGAAGAAACCGGACCATCACCACACCCCGTTAGCTGCGGCCTGA
- a CDS encoding carbonic anhydrase, producing the protein MNSLNHLLVRNRSWATEQQWRDPSYFSQLAKSQHPEILWIGCSDSRVPAETIVRAQPGELFVHRNIANMVEEQDDNLMSVVQYAVEHLGVSSIVICGHYGCGGIQSALSTQNVPVKDSLTRRLASLRCSLPPHLVTLKPPENEETEHLKKAVYANVQVQLNKLSKTAIIQRAWQQNKALTLFGCIYDMHTGFLNVLAQYPDDGEVP; encoded by the coding sequence ATGAACTCCTTGAATCATCTATTAGTAAGAAACCGTAGCTGGGCAACAGAACAGCAATGGCGGGACCCGAGTTACTTCTCACAGCTTGCAAAATCTCAGCACCCTGAAATTCTATGGATCGGCTGCTCTGACAGTCGAGTCCCTGCTGAAACTATCGTGCGTGCACAACCCGGCGAGCTATTTGTCCATCGTAATATTGCCAATATGGTCGAAGAACAAGATGATAATTTGATGAGTGTGGTGCAATACGCCGTGGAACATCTTGGTGTAAGCAGCATCGTCATTTGCGGGCATTACGGTTGCGGTGGGATCCAGTCAGCTTTAAGTACCCAAAATGTTCCAGTAAAAGACTCATTAACACGCCGTCTTGCATCTCTGCGCTGCTCTCTGCCCCCCCATCTGGTCACTCTAAAACCTCCCGAAAATGAAGAAACTGAGCATTTGAAAAAGGCCGTGTATGCCAACGTACAGGTACAACTGAATAAGCTCAGTAAAACCGCCATAATCCAGAGAGCCTGGCAACAGAATAAAGCATTGACGCTATTCGGCTGTATTTACGATATGCACACGGGATTCCTGAATGTACTGGCGCAATACCCCGATGACGGAGAAGTGCCATGA
- the pflA gene encoding pyruvate formate lyase 1-activating protein, with amino-acid sequence MSLKGRIHSFESCGTVDGPGIRFIVFFQGCLMRCLYCHNRDTWDTHGGKEVTVEELMTDTVAYRHFMNASGGGVTASGGEAILQAEFVRDWFRACHKEGISTCLDTNGFVRRYDPVIDELLDTTDLVMLDLKQMNDDIHQNLVGVSNHRTLEFARYLAKRNQRTWIRYVVVPGWSDDDKSTHLLGEFTKDMTNIEKIELLPYHELGKHKWIAMGEEYKLDGVHPPKADTMDRVKGILESYGHKVIY; translated from the coding sequence ATGTCCTTGAAAGGCCGCATCCACTCTTTCGAATCCTGTGGCACCGTTGATGGCCCAGGTATCCGCTTTATCGTGTTCTTCCAGGGTTGCCTGATGCGCTGCCTGTACTGCCATAACCGCGATACCTGGGACACCCACGGCGGCAAAGAGGTCACGGTTGAAGAGCTGATGACCGATACCGTAGCCTACCGTCACTTTATGAATGCTTCCGGCGGTGGCGTAACGGCATCCGGCGGCGAAGCGATCCTGCAGGCCGAGTTTGTCCGCGACTGGTTCCGCGCCTGTCACAAGGAAGGGATCAGCACCTGTCTGGACACCAACGGTTTTGTCCGCCGTTACGACCCAGTGATCGATGAACTGCTGGATACCACCGATCTGGTGATGCTCGATCTGAAACAGATGAATGACGATATTCACCAGAACCTGGTGGGAGTTTCCAACCACCGCACGCTGGAGTTTGCCCGTTATCTGGCCAAGCGTAATCAACGCACCTGGATCCGCTACGTGGTGGTGCCGGGCTGGTCTGATGATGATAAATCAACGCATCTGCTCGGTGAGTTCACCAAGGATATGACCAATATCGAGAAGATCGAGCTGTTGCCTTACCACGAGCTAGGCAAGCACAAATGGATCGCGATGGGTGAAGAGTACAAGCTGGACGGCGTTCATCCGCCGAAGGCCGACACCATGGATCGCGTGAAAGGGATCCTGGAAAGCTACGGCCATAAAGTGATCTATTAA
- the napF gene encoding ferredoxin-type protein NapF, translating to MNNDQQLSAQGNSRRRLLTGWLDRSKALPEQDTPSVTLPAVARPPQALPEALFSALCNGCGGCVSSCPYGLLSLEQSKPVLSIDFTECDVCRKCTTACQTGALRDKMPCDTLLRPQISHSCLGRQDSCRMCTINCPQQALSFQLSENGARQLQCDDTLCNGCGLCKLSCFHGHISLSASGEKSLPEQL from the coding sequence ATGAACAACGACCAGCAGTTATCTGCGCAAGGCAATAGCCGCCGCCGGTTGCTGACTGGTTGGCTGGATCGTAGTAAAGCCTTGCCGGAACAGGATACGCCCTCTGTGACATTGCCTGCGGTGGCTCGTCCACCTCAGGCTTTGCCGGAGGCGTTGTTCAGCGCGTTGTGCAACGGCTGTGGCGGCTGCGTGAGCAGCTGCCCGTACGGTTTATTGAGCCTCGAGCAAAGCAAGCCGGTATTGAGCATCGATTTCACCGAGTGTGATGTCTGCCGCAAATGCACCACCGCCTGCCAAACCGGGGCGCTGCGTGACAAAATGCCCTGCGACACGCTGCTGCGCCCGCAAATCAGCCATAGCTGCCTGGGGCGGCAAGACAGCTGCCGGATGTGTACCATCAACTGCCCGCAACAGGCTTTATCCTTCCAGCTTTCTGAAAACGGTGCCCGCCAATTGCAGTGTGACGACACGCTGTGTAATGGTTGCGGACTGTGCAAGCTTTCCTGCTTTCATGGGCATATTTCCCTGTCCGCCTCGGGTGAAAAATCGTTGCCGGAACAGCTATAA